In Nitrospinota bacterium, a single window of DNA contains:
- the yajC gene encoding preprotein translocase subunit YajC, protein MFVDNAWAMSPPPNANASGFDVMMGYAPLILVVIIFYFLIFRPQQKKQRETREMIAGLKEGDSVMTTGGIYGTIVKIKDDVITIEVADNVKIKVNRHYVAGHKDKVEVEKA, encoded by the coding sequence ATGTTTGTCGACAACGCATGGGCCATGTCCCCCCCGCCGAACGCCAACGCGTCGGGATTTGACGTTATGATGGGATACGCCCCGCTCATTCTCGTCGTTATCATTTTCTACTTTCTCATCTTCCGCCCGCAGCAGAAAAAGCAGCGGGAAACCCGTGAAATGATCGCGGGCCTCAAGGAAGGGGACAGCGTGATGACCACCGGCGGCATCTACGGCACCATCGTCAAAATAAAGGACGATGTGATCACCATAGAGGTGGCGGACAACGTGAAAATAAAAGTCAACCGCCACTATGTAGCCGGCCATAAAGACAAAGTGGAAGTGGAAAAAGCATGA